Genomic segment of Benincasa hispida cultivar B227 chromosome 1, ASM972705v1, whole genome shotgun sequence:
ATGAGAGAAAAGGGAGAGAGGAAACTATATGTGAGAGAAAAGAGAGCGAGAGAACCAATCTAGGTGCGGGCGAGGGTTTCGTTATGgtgattttattcaaattcgaTGCCAACAAAgagtaaaaaaaacataatttaaaaaaaggaGGCAAATCTCATTTTCTCCCATCAATTTGAGTCATTTGTACAAAAACTTCATCGAACCTCAAATCTCAAGATCGATGGTACAAATTTATGCCAGTTGAGTTATGCTCGAGTTGAcacattcttttttattttaaacaacaTTCCAATGACTAAATAAACAGAatgttaaaaatcacttttagtccataaactttcAGTTAAGTAACCgtttagttcttgaactttgatttgtaacgatttagtctttatatactttcaattttgtaacaatttagtattTGAACCTTACTATATAACAATTTAGCCACTGTACTctataatttgtaataatttagtccctattgtATAAACCATTCTTAAAGTTTAATGAGATTTATTGTATaaataaaccaataaaataaatagagatttgatatttttacaaaataaaaagtggatattgtaaaataataaaaattgacatataattttgatgatatttttttttttatattaaagactaaattattattataaattcaaaagtataaaaactaaattatcgtacattaaaatttaggaactaatttattacacaaTTGAAAACACACAACTAAATggttataaattaaaattcaaagacGAGGTGAGAGACTAGATTATAATTCGGAAAAATTAAGAACCTTACCATCCGAATTCAAGAGCAATAGCGCGTGGGTTGAGAataattattttccaatttagtTACAAAATTCTCAAAAAGCTTTCCTCAACAGAAGAAGAGTAAAGAGGAACATCTTACCCTGAAGCTTGACCTTCGGAGCTGCCGTCCCTTTTCCGCCACCTTTTCCCTTCCCAACCACCGCTCCACCCACCCTGACCAACCTCCCCACCCCTCAATCTTTCATTTTCTAGGGCACAGATTCCCTCTTCAATGGAAAATTCTCCTCCTTCGCCGCTCCCTCATCCCTCACACGACGGCTCCCACCGTCCCGACGCCGAAATGGACCTCCAACTATCCATCGCTGACGACTCCGCCACCGCTCTCTGGGACTTGGGGGATCTCCTCGACTTTGCTGCGGATGATCAGTTTTCCTTCTCTTTGGAACAGGACAATCTGCCCTCGGCCTCCTCTCATTACCTCGAGATTCAATCCCAGACTGCCCCTTCGAATTCGGAACGAATTCGTAAGCGCGACCCGAGGTTGACCTGCTCGAATTTCTTGGCTGGGCGGGTTCCTTGTGCTTGCCCTGAGATTGACGCGATGCTTGAGGAAGAAGCCGCTGCTGCACCTGGCAAGAAGCGGGCTAGGACGGCGCGTGTTGCTGCTGGTACTGTTAGGTGTCAAGTACCGGGGTGTGAGGTCGATATTAGCGAGCTTAAAGGTTACCATAGAAGGCATAGGGTTTGTCTTCGTTGCGCTAATGCTACTGCCGTTGTGATCGATGAAGAGACTAAAAGATATTGTCAGCAGTGTGGCAAGTAAGTTGAGTTTTTTGTGTTTCGAtgtttgttgattttttgtttttcagttCATTTTGAAGTTAATTGTGTTTCTTTTTTCGATGCTTACGTATCAGTTGTTGCTGATTTTGCATCTTGTCCAAGTGATGATGCTACTAGTTTGTGATAGTCAATGGTATTCCATGGTAGTGCGCCTTTTTCTACTTCTCTTCGTTGCATCAAATTTTGTCACGTGATCTTTTCTAACTTTGTTTGCTTCAGTGACATTGTATGCCCTTTAAATTATTTCCTCAATCATGGAAGTACTGATTCTATATGATGCCGAGTGGGTAGTTGCCATTTCCCCCCCTTCCGGTGCATCACGTTTTTATGTCGAAATATCAGTCTTTTGGAGACCCAAAACAATGAATGAAAATTGTCTTTGCTAATGATTCTTGTTTACTTCAATTGCTTGGCAGGTTTCATGTTTTATCTGATTTTGATGAAGGCAAACGGAGTTGTCGAAGAAAATTAGAGCGGCACAACAATCGACGACGTAGGAAACCAGTTGATTCCACAGCTTCTATGGAAAGTGATCGATCAAGCATGCATCTAGAAGATGTTTCTTGCGAAGGTGATGTAGGGAAAGGTAATAATCTAAAACAGCTGGTGTGGCCACAATGTCACAATTGCCGTTCATTGGATTTCTCTCACTGGCACGTATTCTTTCAGATAATATTCTTTTCAACATCCAAACTGATGAAAAGGAGGTAGTGCATTTGGAGTCTGAAGATGGACTGGTAACCTCCACTGTATGTTCAGCTCCTGACCTGCAAAATAATGTGAATAGCGGGTTAACTTTAGTGGCAATGGGTGAAGCTCAAGTGGATGGAGGAAAAGATAATTCTAAATCTCTTGCTTCATCCTATTGTGACAACAAAAGCACATATTCATCAATGGTGAATGCTTTAAAGATTTCCCCTTCCTTTCTATTGTCTGTTCATATGATGACATGGGATGATTCCAAGTCTCTTTGTTATAGTGTCCAACAGGGCGAATATCATTCAAACTTTATGACTGGAATCCTGCAGAGTTCCCTAGAAGACTTCGGCTCCAAGTATTTTCATCTTTACAGTTTAGTACTTAATgaagaataattttgttcagCAAAGATATTAGAATTTGGTTAATTTGTATTTGAATCCATTGCAGATATTTGAATGGTTGGCTAATATGCCCGTTGAGTTGGAGGGATATATTCGGCCTGGTTGCATAATTTTGACTGCATTTGTTGCAATGCCGAAGTTTATGTGGATAAAGGTGATTTTGAGTTGATGGTTTCAAATATAATGTTGGTTGTTATAATTTGGTAGGTTTTTTGCTTTCCTATATTCTGTTGACTGTAATTATCAGTTTATGATCAGGCCTTTTACAGCTTCTGCATATTTGCTCCTACTCATGATTAAGTTGTCTTTAACTGGAATCATTGTCGTCCTCATGGTTCCACGTTTCCTTTGAAAGTTAGTCCTTGAATTTTCTTGAACTAATTAATTTCTCCAACTACTGGCAGTTACTTGAAGATCCCACGACACACGTGCACAATTTTGTAGTTGCACGTGGAAGACCTCTTTGGGGGAGGGGCAGCATGCTTGTTTATTTGAACAACATGATTTTTCGTGCAGTGGAAGGTGTGTCAACAATTTagcatttttttattcatcatgTGTATGAGCATGTTTCATGACATTCAGCCATTCTGTTATTTGACTTTTAATACATGGTCTAGGGGTTCCCAtcctctcttctttttctttccttttctttgagaTATTGCTGTAATGAAAGTTCTTAGCTACACTTATTTCTGCCGatgaaaatataagaaatatCATTTGCCAGATTTGAGCATATGATAATTTTCTTACTGCATTTCTTCCTCTTTCCTTTATCTTGAGAATCCACACTGCcttctttatttgtttgtggataTTGTTTCAGTTGGGTGGAAGAAGTATGTGGAATATCAACCATCCAACCAGGGTCCTCCTGCCTTGGTGAACACGTTGACTATTAAATTTTAGTCATGAAACACTAGTGCACACCAATCTACAAAAAATAAGATTGCTTTAAGGCTTTAAATTTATCCAGTGACTAGAGATCGAGGCATTCtagattattatttttaataatatcttGAATATGTTGATTGTTGAATTTTCTTaaaggttttatttatttattcataatttcttgagaatttttttgtataatttgTACAGGGGAAAGTGTATTGAAAATTGAGATGGATATACAGGCTCCAAGACTTCACTATATACATCCTACATGCTTTGAGGCTGGAAAACCCATGGAGTTTGTTGCTTGTGGAAGTCATTTGCGACAACCAAAATTTAGGTATTAAAACAATAGAATTATACTCCATATTTATTTGACCCCAAAAAAGTTCCTGGTTTCCGGTAAAGGGAAAGAGGATTAGCTACTCACTTCTTTTTGGTTATTTGGTTTTATTTCGCAGTTCTTTAAATTTTCCCTTGCTATTCCTGTAGCAACTATCTTGCATTTGTACTGTCTAAAATAATACCAGATAGGAATATACAACGAAGATCAGATGGTAGTGCATGAGAATATTCATCATTCAAGTGCAGAAATGATGGGTTATAATCATCACGCCTCTCTCTTGCATGTACTGATAGATCCGTAAATTGAGGTCATGCATACTTCACATATTAACTTCTATATTCTTTCATCaagttttaagttttgtttctaTAGAAGACTTTTGAAGGTTTATGTTATATATTTCTTCTTAATAATGTTGCTTACCTAAATTTTAATAAGACGTTTGGTTGCCTCTGTGGTTCAAGGCTTAAGGATTTGGCATCCTCCAAGTCTCCCACTTCTAAAGTATCAGTTGTAGTGAGGTCCAGATGCTTGCATTGTCCGAAAAGATTCTTATTAATCTTTCTTCCAAGTGTTGGGAGATAGCTTTGTTCTTTTGCTGGTGTATTGTATTCCTTACCCATCTAAACCAATGGATATTAATCATATTAGCCTCAAATACATAAGGATATTGTGCTAAGCCAGTTACTAAAGGCCAAATAGATATTGGAAGTGAGGAATTGCATGCTTGTACGTATGTCTGGAAGAAGTTAAATATTCTGTATACTGTGGAGTTTCTGGGGTCCGCTGTATCTATGCTGAAGAAAAGGGTCTTTGACTTGCAGAATAAATTCATGATCTATGCTGAAGAAAGTTACCTATGCTCGCAGGTCTCTTGTATCTTTTGCTGGAAAGTATCTTGCCCACGATCATTCTTTTGTTCTTCCTCATTGTCAAAACGAAGGTGATGCTAAGTGGAGCGACCACCAGTTGTTCAAAATATGTATACCCCACACAGAATACAATCTTTTTGGCCCTGCATTTGTTGAGGTGTGTAGACGTTTTCCATCTCTTGTTCTTTGATTAATTAGTCTCACCTGCCCCGCTATCCTCCT
This window contains:
- the LOC120081329 gene encoding squamosa promoter-binding-like protein 7, which gives rise to MENSPPSPLPHPSHDGSHRPDAEMDLQLSIADDSATALWDLGDLLDFAADDQFSFSLEQDNLPSASSHYLEIQSQTAPSNSERIRKRDPRLTCSNFLAGRVPCACPEIDAMLEEEAAAAPGKKRARTARVAAGTVRCQVPGCEVDISELKGYHRRHRVCLRCANATAVVIDEETKRYCQQCGKFHVLSDFDEGKRSCRRKLERHNNRRRRKPVDSTASMESDRSSMHLEDVSCEGDVGKDNILFNIQTDEKEVVHLESEDGLVTSTVCSAPDLQNNVNSGLTLVAMGEAQVDGGKDNSKSLASSYCDNKSTYSSMCPTGRISFKLYDWNPAEFPRRLRLQIFEWLANMPVELEGYIRPGCIILTAFVAMPKFMWIKLLEDPTTHVHNFVVARGRPLWGRGSMLVYLNNMIFRAVEGESVLKIEMDIQAPRLHYIHPTCFEAGKPMEFVACGSHLRQPKFRSLVSFAGKYLAHDHSFVLPHCQNEGDAKWSDHQLFKICIPHTEYNLFGPAFVEVENQSGLSNFIPILIGDSETCSEMKAIQERLDMSLLLEATGSSHDTCEHSSLRQKVYSELMMDISWLLKKPSSEPVQQIMNSSQIQRFTRLLKFLICNDSTVILGRVLEHLKIVMDNVESNVAVNGFSCPDLRCFEKYLDYARDVLQLNLRKTGNSVLQLGFLKPKGGRVSQSCSKNKLVSVVPRTGLEMESRESGHFQAVAGSTSIGSVETIPLVNEKLGEKMTVQGHSRKSCGLLFSGALFRRQTTLFAVTFVAVCFGICAALVHSHKVGEFAITIRRCLIVKL